From Falco cherrug isolate bFalChe1 chromosome 4, bFalChe1.pri, whole genome shotgun sequence, one genomic window encodes:
- the EMP2 gene encoding epithelial membrane protein 2 yields the protein MLILLAFIIVFHITSAALLFISTIDNAWWVGDNFSTDVWRICDMNTSTCVAITDQFQEYQSIQAVQATMILSTIFCCVAFLVFILQLFRLKQGERFVLTSIIQLLSCLCVMIAASIYTDRHEELHKNNQYSTEVSKGQYGYSFVLAWIAFAFTLISGVMYLVLRKRK from the exons ATGTTGATTCTTCTGGCTTTCATTATTGTGTTTCACATAACCTCGGCAGCACTGCTGTTCATCTCAACTATTGACAAT GCCTGGTGGGTAGGAGATAATTTTTCTACAGATGTCTGGAGAATCTGTGACATGAATACTAGCACCTGTGTGGCTATTACTGACCAATTCCAGG aatATCAATCAATTCAGGCTGTTCAGGCCACCATGATCCTATCTACTATTTTCTGTTGTGTggcatttctggttttcattcttCAACTCTTCCGTCTAAAGCAAGGAGAAAGATTTGTGCTAACCTCTATTATCCAGCTTCTGTCAT gtCTGTGTGTTatgattgcagcttccatttACACAGATAGGCATGAAGAACTGCACAAGAACAATCAATATAGCACTGAAGTTTCTAAAGGCCAGTATGGCTATTCCTTCGTCTTAGCCTGGATTGCATTTGCCTTTACTCTGATCAGTGGTGTTATGTACCTAGTATTAAGGAAGCGTAAATAA